The following proteins are encoded in a genomic region of Nitrospirota bacterium:
- a CDS encoding ribbon-helix-helix protein, CopG family, protein MSTVKSWTVSLPPKMIKEAEKVAKEGNVSKSDLVKEALGQFLETHQWKKLQQEAAQKAKEFSFVSEEEVERNVHENRK, encoded by the coding sequence TTGAGTACAGTAAAATCATGGACCGTTTCCCTCCCTCCCAAGATGATTAAAGAGGCTGAAAAAGTAGCCAAAGAAGGGAACGTGTCCAAAAGTGATTTGGTCAAAGAAGCTTTGGGACAATTCTTGGAAACCCATCAATGGAAAAAATTGCAGCAAGAGGCTGCTCAAAAAGCAAAGGAGTTTTCTTTCGTTTCTGAAGAAGAGGTGGAACGAAACGTTCATGAGAATCGAAAATAA